A genomic window from Sebastes fasciatus isolate fSebFas1 chromosome 7, fSebFas1.pri, whole genome shotgun sequence includes:
- the LOC141770628 gene encoding glutamate receptor ionotropic, kainate 1 isoform X1, with translation MAKRKGLLFSLLYFIAEFWLTSQQVLRIGGIFETLENEPISVEELAFKFAVTNINRNRTLMPNTTLTYDIQRINLFDSFEASRRACDQLALGVGAVFGPSHSSSVSAVQSICNALEVPHIQTRWKHPSVDNKDSFYINLYPEYTSISRAVLDIVQYYKWKTVTVVYEDATGLIRLQELIKAPSRYSIKIKIRQLPTGSKDARPLLKEMKKGKEFYVIFDCSYQTSADVLKQILSMGMMTEYYHFFFTTLDLFALDLEPYRYSGVNMTGFRLLNIDSPQVASVVERWAMERLQAPSKAETGMMEGMMTTEAALMYDAVYMVAAASQRASQITVSSLQCHRHKPWRFGSRFMSMLKDAQWNGLTGQILINKTDGLRKEFDLDVISLKEDGLEKTIAGNSRLNKVWKKIGVWNSQTGLNLTENNKDSSTNVTDSMANRTLIVTTILENPYVMYKKSDKPLYGNDRFEGYCLDLLKELSNILGFSYEVKLVSDGKYGAQNDKGEWNGMVRELIDHVADLAVAPLTITYVREKVIDFSKPFMTLGISILYHKPNGTNPGVFSFLNPLSPDIWMYVLLACLGVSCVLFVIARFTPYEWYNPHPCNPDSDVVENNFTLINSVWFGVGALMQQGSELMPKALSTRIVGGIWWFFTLIIISSYTANLAAFLTVERMDSPIDSADDLAKQTKIEYGAVRDGSTMTFFKKSKISTYEKMWAFMSSRKNTALVKNNREGIQRVLTTDYALLMESTSIEYISQRNCNLTQIGGLIDSKGYGVGTPIGSPYRDKVTIAILQLQEEGKLHMMKEKWWRGNGCPEEDSKEASALGVENIGGIFIVLAAGLVLSVFVAIGEFIYKSRKNLDIEEVSVGQCEWHNKY, from the exons G CCTGCGACCAGTTGGCTTTGGGCGTTGGGGCGGTATTTGGCCCCTCTCACAGCTCATCTGTCAGTGCGGTCCAGTCTATTTGTAACGCTCTGGAAGTCCCTCACATCCAGACACGCTGGAAACACCCCTCAGTGGACAACAAAGACAGCTTCTACATCAACCTCTATCCTGAATACACCTCCATAAGCCGAGCTGTGCTGGACATAGTGCAGTACTACAAGTGGAAGACGGTTACTGTTGTCTATGAGGATGCAACTG GACTGATTCGTTTGCAAGAGTTGATCAAAGCTCCATCCAGATACAGCATTAAAATCAAGATCCGCCAGCTGCCAACAGGAAGTAAAGATGCCCGTCCTCTGCTGAAAGAGATGAAGAAGGGGAAGGAGTTCTACGTCATCTTTGACTGCTCTTACCAAACATCAGCTGATGTTCTCAAGCAG ATCTTGTCCATGGGGATGATGACTGAATATTACCACTTCTTCTTCACCACACTG GACCTGTTCGCCCTCGACCTGGAGCCGTACCGCTACAGTGGGGTCAACATGACGGGGTTCAGACTGCTCAACATAGACAGCCCTCAGGTGGCCTCGGTGGTGGAGAGGTGGGCCATGGAGCGACTGCAGGCTCCCTCCAAAGCTGAGACGGGAATGATGGAGGGGATGATGACA ACTGAAGCAGCTCTGATGTACGACGCCGTCTATATGGTGGCTGCTGCCTCGCAACGCGCCTCCCAGATCACTGTCAGCTCCCTTCAGTGCCACCGACACAAACCCTGGCGCTTTGGATCACGCTTCATGAGCATGCTCAAAGAC GCGCAATGGAACGGCTTGACGGGACAAATACTTATAAACAAGACAGACGGCCTGCGGAAGGAATTTGATTTAGATGTCATCAGCCTGAAGGAAGATGGCTTGGAGAAG ACAATCGCGGGCAACAGCCGCCTGAATAAAGTGTGGAAAAAG ATTGGCGTGTGGAACTCCCAAACAGGCCTTAATTTAACAGAAAACAACAAGGACTCATCCACAAATGTGACCGACTCAATGGCCAACAGGACTCTCATTGTCACAACTATTCTG GAAAATCCTTACGTCATGTATAAGAAATCTGATAAGCCCCTGTATGGAAATGATCGCTTTGAGGGCTACTGCCTGGACCTGCTCAAAGAGCTCTCCAACATTTTGGGCTTCTCCTACGAGGTAAAGCTGGTGTCTGATGGCAAATATGGAGCTCAGAATGACAAGGGGGAGTGGAACGGCATGGTGCGAGAACTCATTGACCAT GTGGCTGACCTCGCCGTGGCCCCTCTCACTATCACATACGTGAGAGAAAAGGTGATAGATTTTTCCAAGCCCTTCATGACGCTGGGGATCAGCATCCTCTACCATAAACCTAACGGCACCAACCCAGGAGTGTTCTCCTTCCTCAACCCGCTGTCTCCTGACATCTGGATGTATGTGCTACTGGCATGCCTCGGTGTCAGCTGTGTGCTGTTTGTTATCGCCAG GTTCACTCCCTATGAGTGGTACAACCCTCACCCCTGCAACCCAGACTCAGATGTGGTTGAAAACAACTTCACTCTAATAAACAGTGTCTGGTTTGGAGTTGGAGCACTTATGCAGCAAG GATCCGAACTGATGCCTAAGGCCCTCTCTACAAGGATAGTCGGTGGAATATGGTGGTTCTTTACGTTGATCATAATCTCCTCATACACTGCAAACTTGGCTGCCTTCCTCACTGTGGAGAGAATGGACTCACCAATCGACTCTGCAGATGACTTGGCCAAGCAAACCAAAATTGAGTACGGTGCTGTAAGAGACGGCTCCACCATGACCTTTTTTAAG AAATCTAAGATCTCAACTTACGAGAAAATGTGGGCATTCATGAGCAGCAGGAAAAACACGGCATTGGTGAAAAACAACCGGGAGGGGATTCAGAGGGTCCTGACCACAGACTACGCTCTTCTGATGGAGTCGACCAGCATTGAGTACATCAGCCAGCGAAACTGCAACCTCACACAGATTGGAGGCTTGATAGATTCAAAGGGCTATGGAGTGGGAACCCCGATTG GCTCCCCTTACAGAGACAAGGTCACCATCGCCATCTTGCAGCTTCAAGAGGAAGGCAAGCTGCACATGATGAAAGAGAAATGGTGGAGAGGGAATGGCTGCCCAGAGGAGGACAGCAAAGAGGCCAGTGCTCTGGGTGTGGAGAACATAGGGGGAATCTTTATTGTGCTGGCAGCCGGACTAGTCCTCTCCGTTTTTGTAGCAATTGGAGAGTTTATTTACAAATCCAGAAAAAACTTGGACATTGAGGAGGTGAGTGTTGGTCAGTGCGAATGGCACAACAAGTATTAA
- the LOC141770628 gene encoding glutamate receptor ionotropic, kainate 1 isoform X2: MAKRKGLLFSLLYFIAEFWLTSQQVLRIGGIFETLENEPISVEELAFKFAVTNINRNRTLMPNTTLTYDIQRINLFDSFEASRRACDQLALGVGAVFGPSHSSSVSAVQSICNALEVPHIQTRWKHPSVDNKDSFYINLYPEYTSISRAVLDIVQYYKWKTVTVVYEDATGLIRLQELIKAPSRYSIKIKIRQLPTGSKDARPLLKEMKKGKEFYVIFDCSYQTSADVLKQILSMGMMTEYYHFFFTTLDLFALDLEPYRYSGVNMTGFRLLNIDSPQVASVVERWAMERLQAPSKAETGMMEGMMTTEAALMYDAVYMVAAASQRASQITVSSLQCHRHKPWRFGSRFMSMLKDAQWNGLTGQILINKTDGLRKEFDLDVISLKEDGLEKIGVWNSQTGLNLTENNKDSSTNVTDSMANRTLIVTTILENPYVMYKKSDKPLYGNDRFEGYCLDLLKELSNILGFSYEVKLVSDGKYGAQNDKGEWNGMVRELIDHVADLAVAPLTITYVREKVIDFSKPFMTLGISILYHKPNGTNPGVFSFLNPLSPDIWMYVLLACLGVSCVLFVIARFTPYEWYNPHPCNPDSDVVENNFTLINSVWFGVGALMQQGSELMPKALSTRIVGGIWWFFTLIIISSYTANLAAFLTVERMDSPIDSADDLAKQTKIEYGAVRDGSTMTFFKKSKISTYEKMWAFMSSRKNTALVKNNREGIQRVLTTDYALLMESTSIEYISQRNCNLTQIGGLIDSKGYGVGTPIGSPYRDKVTIAILQLQEEGKLHMMKEKWWRGNGCPEEDSKEASALGVENIGGIFIVLAAGLVLSVFVAIGEFIYKSRKNLDIEEVSVGQCEWHNKY, translated from the exons G CCTGCGACCAGTTGGCTTTGGGCGTTGGGGCGGTATTTGGCCCCTCTCACAGCTCATCTGTCAGTGCGGTCCAGTCTATTTGTAACGCTCTGGAAGTCCCTCACATCCAGACACGCTGGAAACACCCCTCAGTGGACAACAAAGACAGCTTCTACATCAACCTCTATCCTGAATACACCTCCATAAGCCGAGCTGTGCTGGACATAGTGCAGTACTACAAGTGGAAGACGGTTACTGTTGTCTATGAGGATGCAACTG GACTGATTCGTTTGCAAGAGTTGATCAAAGCTCCATCCAGATACAGCATTAAAATCAAGATCCGCCAGCTGCCAACAGGAAGTAAAGATGCCCGTCCTCTGCTGAAAGAGATGAAGAAGGGGAAGGAGTTCTACGTCATCTTTGACTGCTCTTACCAAACATCAGCTGATGTTCTCAAGCAG ATCTTGTCCATGGGGATGATGACTGAATATTACCACTTCTTCTTCACCACACTG GACCTGTTCGCCCTCGACCTGGAGCCGTACCGCTACAGTGGGGTCAACATGACGGGGTTCAGACTGCTCAACATAGACAGCCCTCAGGTGGCCTCGGTGGTGGAGAGGTGGGCCATGGAGCGACTGCAGGCTCCCTCCAAAGCTGAGACGGGAATGATGGAGGGGATGATGACA ACTGAAGCAGCTCTGATGTACGACGCCGTCTATATGGTGGCTGCTGCCTCGCAACGCGCCTCCCAGATCACTGTCAGCTCCCTTCAGTGCCACCGACACAAACCCTGGCGCTTTGGATCACGCTTCATGAGCATGCTCAAAGAC GCGCAATGGAACGGCTTGACGGGACAAATACTTATAAACAAGACAGACGGCCTGCGGAAGGAATTTGATTTAGATGTCATCAGCCTGAAGGAAGATGGCTTGGAGAAG ATTGGCGTGTGGAACTCCCAAACAGGCCTTAATTTAACAGAAAACAACAAGGACTCATCCACAAATGTGACCGACTCAATGGCCAACAGGACTCTCATTGTCACAACTATTCTG GAAAATCCTTACGTCATGTATAAGAAATCTGATAAGCCCCTGTATGGAAATGATCGCTTTGAGGGCTACTGCCTGGACCTGCTCAAAGAGCTCTCCAACATTTTGGGCTTCTCCTACGAGGTAAAGCTGGTGTCTGATGGCAAATATGGAGCTCAGAATGACAAGGGGGAGTGGAACGGCATGGTGCGAGAACTCATTGACCAT GTGGCTGACCTCGCCGTGGCCCCTCTCACTATCACATACGTGAGAGAAAAGGTGATAGATTTTTCCAAGCCCTTCATGACGCTGGGGATCAGCATCCTCTACCATAAACCTAACGGCACCAACCCAGGAGTGTTCTCCTTCCTCAACCCGCTGTCTCCTGACATCTGGATGTATGTGCTACTGGCATGCCTCGGTGTCAGCTGTGTGCTGTTTGTTATCGCCAG GTTCACTCCCTATGAGTGGTACAACCCTCACCCCTGCAACCCAGACTCAGATGTGGTTGAAAACAACTTCACTCTAATAAACAGTGTCTGGTTTGGAGTTGGAGCACTTATGCAGCAAG GATCCGAACTGATGCCTAAGGCCCTCTCTACAAGGATAGTCGGTGGAATATGGTGGTTCTTTACGTTGATCATAATCTCCTCATACACTGCAAACTTGGCTGCCTTCCTCACTGTGGAGAGAATGGACTCACCAATCGACTCTGCAGATGACTTGGCCAAGCAAACCAAAATTGAGTACGGTGCTGTAAGAGACGGCTCCACCATGACCTTTTTTAAG AAATCTAAGATCTCAACTTACGAGAAAATGTGGGCATTCATGAGCAGCAGGAAAAACACGGCATTGGTGAAAAACAACCGGGAGGGGATTCAGAGGGTCCTGACCACAGACTACGCTCTTCTGATGGAGTCGACCAGCATTGAGTACATCAGCCAGCGAAACTGCAACCTCACACAGATTGGAGGCTTGATAGATTCAAAGGGCTATGGAGTGGGAACCCCGATTG GCTCCCCTTACAGAGACAAGGTCACCATCGCCATCTTGCAGCTTCAAGAGGAAGGCAAGCTGCACATGATGAAAGAGAAATGGTGGAGAGGGAATGGCTGCCCAGAGGAGGACAGCAAAGAGGCCAGTGCTCTGGGTGTGGAGAACATAGGGGGAATCTTTATTGTGCTGGCAGCCGGACTAGTCCTCTCCGTTTTTGTAGCAATTGGAGAGTTTATTTACAAATCCAGAAAAAACTTGGACATTGAGGAGGTGAGTGTTGGTCAGTGCGAATGGCACAACAAGTATTAA